The following nucleotide sequence is from Choristoneura fumiferana chromosome 22, NRCan_CFum_1, whole genome shotgun sequence.
TTTTGTCGTAGGACTGCCGAATCTGACGCAGTTGAGTTTGCACAACAACCAAATAGACGTGTTGGAAGACTACGCGTTTCGGCATCTCACCAACTTGACACACTTGGATTTGTCGCACAACGAGATTGTTGCTGTTtcaggtaattattttttaaagaatccATACAGAACAAGCAggatgttaatgtcgctcgagACTCGTCGGTTTCCTTCCTCTGAAGATTCgaataagaaagaaaaagaaaaccgatcggTTATTTCGAGTTTCGAACGATATATAAGCAATGCGATAACTTGCATAcaagtttcactacattgcggtatttgaTTGATAAACTGAATTTATTGTTCAAGTTCTTGTATCGTTTTAAATGGGCTTAAGTTAacctttatcattatcataattcCGGCCTATTTATGTTCTATTGCACGGTACAAGCCGTCCGATAGTAGCAGAGTCGGAGGGAGGGGTAGAGTCTCGAGGGTTCCTTCCAGATTTGTAGGTTCTATACTGAACCTTGAGTTAGCGAGACCGACTcagttttttaatgaaaaaagatCTCAAACGGATAAGTAGGTCACCTGATTGTAAGTGAGCACTACCCTAGATGCGCTGCCAACTTAGAGGGCTAAGATAGAATATCtaatgtgccagtaatttcatcgacTCTTACTCTTctcgccgaaacacaacggCGCACACAACACACTAGCACTGCTGCTTGGCATATAGATATAaacttacttaattattatcaagAAAACATCAAACATCTAAGCTTCGCGATAAACGTCCATATTTTTCAAACTGACTTCTGCCCCGCCCAGCCAAAACGAACCCGGGATATCAAGCTTCATAATCAAGTTCAGTAACTATAGATTAACCAGTCgtcaaaataaattcaattgcCATTTAGGTTTAAAAACGTATACATTTTGTGAAATCAGCATATGAAATTCACCGAATCCTTATCATATGCTTATCATAATCACCTAGGTTAAAAGATTGACAGTCAAATGAAACCAATCGCAGTTTACGATAAGACCGTTGATAACGTTGACAGAAGGTTTTGTCGAAGATCCGCGACGTTTCAATTTCCGTTCGAGGAAACTCGGATACGCAACGGAATAACGGAAATAAAGAGAAAACATTGTTATCTTTTGAACCTACGATTAGTGATGGTAAGTTCTCGAGAATGTTCTCGAATCGAGAATGTTCTCGAATCGAGAATGTTGCCGTTAAGTGCTTGAGAACATTCTTTCAGGAGAGAATTTatgagaatttaaaaaatgagctgctttatatttcatttttgtgTAAAGCTAATAGATTTAGATAAACTTATATGTTTTATGCAGATTACGGTAACTAACCTGCTCAGGAACTACATTCTTAGTTAATTCTCCCGAGCGAGAACAGCTTCGagaatcttcttcttcttctttagccGTTCTCAACCTGTAAGGTGTAAGCCTCCTTCAGCTTATGCCATCTGTTCCGGTCTTGAGCAGTTTCCAACCACTTTGTTCCCGCCAGTCTTTTGATATCGTCGTACCAACGCATTTGCGGTCTTCCTCTCGGGCGTGTCTCGCCCCACGGTCTCCATTCTACCACTGCCCTGCACCACGAGCCATGTTTGCGGGCGACATGACCAGCCCACTCCCATTTCAATTTCGCAACCCGTTTAGTTACATCGCTCACTTTGCTTTGCTCTCTGACCCATTCGTTTCTTTTACGGTCTCTCAGCGTAACTCCTACCAGTTTTCTCTCGATTGCTCTTTGAGCCACCTGAAAGGATCTCCTTAGTAAAAACCCAAGTCTCAGCCCCATACGTAAGCACAGGCAAGATGCACTGGTCGTGAATACGAGCTTTTTGTTCGGCACTGAGCTTCATGTTGAACGCGAACTTGAGTTTGGAGTAAGCTGCCCAAGCCAGTCCTATGCGCCTGTCAATTTCGTTAGCCTGATTGTCTTTTCCTATTACGACCTCTTGACCAAGATAAGTATGATAAGTGGATATGTATGTGTATCTTGGTCAAGAGGTCGTAATGGGAAAAGACAATCAGCCTCGAGAATATTTTCAGGTATATAATATTCTCGACAGATTCTCGTTCATTTAACATTTctgtttaaacaaaaataaattttataaatgctatttttgtgtttttttattacttttttctaTGTCATtatgaaaatgtaatttatgtCATCTTTAGCAAATGTACAATAATTAAATCGGTTgggcaaaaaaaaatggaagaaaaatcatacttagttttttttttcaaaaattataatgtTTAGAGGGCTCACAttttgcatattattattaattattactaaaGTAAAGCCACAccattcatacaaattaaaagcTCAATTTCGAGAGGCTTAGAATCACATGCTTATCTTGGCACGTCTTTTAACAATGtaagtactcgtacctatttaaattaGCTAAATTTGGACCTTAATATTTAATTGCAGAATCCAGAATATTTGAAATACGAGAATATTCTCCCTGAAAAAATTATCTCTCGACCCATCACTATCTACGATACGGATTTGAGTTGTTTAGATTTAGTGAGTTGGGGTAACCTTCTTTCTGTGAATTAGGTCAATTTATAAATGAGAAAACTACGGGCACCGTCATAAGAAACTGAATCGAGTACCAAAGTGGAACCTTTTTACTACAAATTGCTGCCTGCGTAAATATAACCTCATAATTCGAAAAttcacttttttaatactggtgtgatttaattttgtaaggcaCCAATATTAGAAGCTTATAGTTGAAGAgcaatgaaaatattttcagaaTGCTTCACCAAAATGacgtataaattattttttcaaaaattcacccGGTTGAGTTGCGCACAGGTGCATGAAACAAGCCGACACTTTACCCAGCCTTCCTTGAGGCAGTAATATAacatactagagtttacccgtggcttcgcacgcgtaaactattcgatcaggtagttacaattgaaattccgggattttacaaaattcccctggaaattcccaaaatttatatcgtggtcttgaTTGAAGTTATGTTaaaaactgtccaaaatttcaagattttatcccaatcccgtgggaatatcggcatCAAAAGaagcccatgtgttattccagacgtccagctacctacataccaaatttcatggctctaagcccaagggttgttatttcaagattttatctctatcccgtgagaatatcgggataaaaagtattgaatgggttaaatccgtccagccgttacagcgtgaaggagtaacaaacatactcactcacaaactttcgtatttataatattctgTGTTCTGTAGTATGCTGTGATTAACCAGACGTCGTGAGTATTTGGGTCcaattacaagctttgctagaTCATTGGTTTGAGTAATCTAGTCCATTTGCCATTGGAAGCCATTAGCTCGGAATGTGGGGAATATTACTGGCGGAGTAAACAATTATTGAAATGGTTTTAATGCGATATTGATACTAGTGCCAGTAACTTGTTGTGGAAACGCCTGTGTTTACTGAGCCATCATAAGTCAATAGAAcaaaaaatcattcaaaaagGTAGTTTTGTCTGGGCTCTGAGATTAGTACGACAGATGTTAGTCATGCTTTACTAATAACAAATAAGAATGCGaaagacagaaagaaagaaagaaaaaccgggcaagtgcgagtgggactcacgcaccgagggttccgaacacatttataggtatgtaaacgggaatcgtgtgttgaagatatttcccgctttttccgagtgatttattTAATGCATCCAGTGTAAGCAAAGCCCTGCTCCTGAGCAAAACGTACGCAGtatggggtcagattatattggtcattgtcATTTACAGACACAcattaaaaaatcaagatttttagacttttctagttgattgtgttataatagctaccttcacacgaaatttcaagtttctaggacaactggaagtaccctataggttttcagtgtacggcaatttgtatggaatcacgttgtttaatgactgttgCTCAAGGCTTCAAGGAACCGCAGATatgagtattcgatatcaattttagcttgataatttcacgcgttcctgagaaaaagggtcttgacagacggacggacggacaacagaaagggttccgttttttcctttcgaggtgcggaaccctaaaaaagaacataatttatttatataataaatacatgaacaggcaaaaaacataaacataggtacaatacaaaatagaTACTGTTATagaaggtcccggctcagcgtgtcgctggttgaaaaccagcactggtgttccgccgggccacagaagagtgaaagatcaaatgaaatgaaataattaattttgctttagacatggtAACAAGTGGTAAATGTGCAAAATATGCAGTGACACGTTTAaccaaatacaatacaacagtgtattttatttcaatatctaTTACtctataatattatgtagtcTCATGAGACTTGATTTAACTTGACATGTCAGTCAAATttacacattttaaaaatctaaGTCTCTAATTTGGCGATGACAGTTAAACTTTGCTTACCTCAAAGGTCTCTGCCCACTGCACCGTGTCACGCCATCACCGTAaaaggaacgtgtcaggaacgaaATGTCAAGTGAATACATGACACGTGACGCGATGTTTGGTTAGAACGTGCAAGACGAAAACCTAAAAAGTTCCcgcgcactgggcccgcttgagaactatggcccaagtcctctcgctctcgtgccGGGATGATGATGTATGATGCTATTATGGTCATGGTATggtacggtgtaatgggtaccTTTATATTTAACGTCCTTCTTTCTTCCCGCAGGGGCATCTCTAGCCCAGTTGACAACGTTAGTCCATCTGGACTTGTCCCACAATTTCCTGCGCTCCCTATCGGCGGAACCTTTGAAAAGCCTCCAGCATCTGAGTGAACTCTTGCTCCAGGACAACGATATCTCGATGATCGATGATGGTGCACTGGCGTTGCATAAGGATCTGAGACGATTTACTATTGAAGGTAAAATATTGTAGCCACAATATGCGTGGCGTTGTattggtagagtcattcacgatgacgcgtgccgtggtccttgtctaattttgtcaaaatcacgcgtcttcgtggatggcactaggtatgtGCGTATGTGATCATTTTGTATGTTCATTGCGCGACCGAAACGCTCTTCGTCCAATAATTGCAtggcagcacacgcaatgaacagaaaaaacaATCGCCGTATCACGTCATtgcctttttaaccgacttcaaaaaaggaggaggttctcaattcgagtatatggtttttttttgtatgtttgttacgcgataactccgccaattgtggggcgaattttaaaatttttttttagttctaaaggacatacttccgaggtggtcccattgacaccaagtcaggatctgatgatgggatcttagagaaatcgaacGTAACATCTTGGATAAATATTCCGGTAAAATCTTAAGTCAAGTTAACTCAACCATCTGTTGAAAgattatgtataaatttaaaaataattttaatattatgttacaTGTACTGCATAGTACTTGATGAATAGAGAACTTAAACTAAAACCAGCGAAGCacttaaaaatcataatattagtTTCTAATTTTCTTATgttctcattaaaaaaaaaacaattaaaagtaaCCCGAACTGCATCCCAAACTCCCGTTTATTCTCAAAACTCTATAAATTTCGATTCCTTCGCAGATAATCCTCTTAATTGCGATTGTCTAATGGCCGGCTTCGCGAGGTGGCTGCGGGAAGCAAAAAACCTGTCACAATCAGATAAGTCCGCGGCATATTGCGCCACACCACCTCATTTAGAAGGCGCTCTGTTATCTCGACTCTCCAAGAACAAACTTTGCGATGACTTTGACCACATGGAAAAAACAGCAGTTGAATACAATAAGATCACTGCTGTGGATGAGCAAAAAGTTGGTGGGGAATTGTATGACGATAAAGGACTTGACGATGATTTGTATGATGACGAGATGGAAGTACCGGCGGAAGATGATTTGCCGATTTCAAAAGCTAAGGTAAGTGAAGAGTTCCTTGTTTGCTTCAATTTGGTTGGGCTTAACTGTCAGGTTGTGAGTTCAAACCTGGGCTCGTAACTCTGAGATTTTCGGAAGTTATGTctatatgcgaaattacatttgagcCATGACCTTTACGGTGACGGAAAACAATGCAAGCAAACCTAAGAGATGGCCTGTGCTgtgtgggatgtatataggacGAAATGATGACATTAGTTAAAATTTACGTGTGGCAATGTGACTTGGATTTCGACGAATGTTGTCAGTCGATTATGCGTATCTGCGCTACAccggtaccactaccatgagtttacagtgaccgtactggatagcgacggcgtaaattatttgtatggagaattgtacagcgcccctacaaataatttacgccgtcgctatcgagtacggtcactgtaaactcatggtagtggtacggTTCTATGGAAGCGCCGTTTACGCACCAGAATACCTGTTATCCTAAAAGTTATTTAACTTCGTTATtagtaactagctgttgcccgcgacttcgcccccGTTTTagtctatttttttgtttagcacaaaccttgtcctgacaataacgaacacaaaaaaaaatatccaattcAGTGCCTTCGTTCGCAAGTTACATTTCgaagattaatttttatttatatatagttAACTAATTGGTACCGTTATTAATACCAAAATACGAACgacttaaatattttgaatatctcttagataataatataatcatttGAATTTCAAGATTCAAATACAAGTCGTAACTTTTACACAGCTAGTTAAGCACAGCTCCGATATTCATTATTAGCTTTGCCAATTTTGCGTCACGACAATTTAATTTTCCTCCTCAACAGCCAGTGAAGGCTCCAAATTGTTTACTTAAGTGTACAAAAATTGAGAAATATTTGaagttaaaacaaataataatttacaagaTCTAGTTTTCTTATCTAATATAATACTTGTCATAAGTCAATCGCTTATTTTACTAACcgttttttcttaataatattcgTTAACTAATTGGCGCatgatggatgcaatatggttaagaaagcataagatggataagacttttattaaacttcaattatatttttgtataaaatgtatagaaatttgagtgatggtgataatgttcCTTATAACGATAAAGTATCACTTTACAAATACGCACCTCTTACATCTGTAGAAGGAGGAGGGAAGTGaatagtgaactataaaaggaatgcactgaaatatgtaatatagaaaaaaatacgatcatttactacaaaaataaaattatctaactttttttcaaattctgttctcttttttaaaccaattgtagTTATATTCATATTATGTATATCGTTCTACATGATTTTGACTTAAATTGCACCCGTCATCCGCCCACTGGTCATGGAATAACATTTGcggttaaaatgtttttaatttttctacatggacataaaattaaacatgtaACGTACCAATACTTCTTGtatcgtacagtcaaggaaattgaATTACGTAGTAGGTACATAGGTGGAACGTTAAAACTACTAGTAACTATTCTGTGTGATACCACCAATTTTACCTTCATACCAGCTACAATAACCACTCTTACCAGGTCTCCCTGCTCGATGCATGGTTCGACGATGAAGAGGTCTACTTATCCTGGTCAGTGGACCCGCCTTCTACCCACCGTTTCCGTTGTACCGGAGTGACTGCGTCCAGAGCTGGTGGTCTACCGAAACATGTCGCGTGCCATCGAGCTGCCCCAGCTAATGTAGTGCTAAGAGGACTGAAGATAGACCCCTCTGAAAAGTATACGTGAGTTTTAAcgaatgaaaataatattatttacaatcaGGCGACGTTCCgatcaaaatatgtatataaaaatagttttatactACCAATTTGAGGTGaaaatttatacaattttaatacTCGTTAAAGCAGTAAATACCCAAATTTCATAAATGGCATTCGTCGTTACCTTTGATTAATTATACCTGTTATAATTAATCAAAGGTatctataggtacctatcttaGGAGTGCATACCGGGTGTGCCCTTTTAACAGAAgcgaataattaaaacatagatcgtactcgtccaactgaacgacattagttcagcgactttagaaaataattgagtttttagattttaccactttcatacaaattaaatagtattgtCAATGTATGTCCTAGAACCCAATTATTGATGTCGCCTGTTACGCTATAAACATCAGAAATGtggctttacattgcttcttcgaattaACTTTACAGTGTAATagaaataatatacattatattattcaaaAGTCGCTGAAGTAAAATGTCGTTCAGTTTCTTACGTGTATGATTTATGTTATATCGAAAattcaaactgagacatggatgcacagaaaaaccagaaaaagagaccggcgctgggaatcgaacccaggtcctcagcaatccgtgctacgtgctataacccctaaaccaccgctggacaggagtctaaacacgaatttctcctatgcacacatatctcaggttgcttttttccactacgctacttaagcagcagcactagcgacatctatgtttcgctctcatcgagagacgtctgggtttagagtcatgaaaattggcatgtgtgttttaatttaacgtcaatgaaaaccatgatgTAAGTTTATgtaattcccacgagaatttaataaaatcccggaattcagctgctgtatctaatgatttacgcgtgcgaagccgcgggtaaacgctagtatttattataaatgcgaaagtttgtaagtctgtttgttacttcatgacgtctaaaccgctgaaccgatagTTTGTGTCCCAGAAAAAgacaagatagtttttatcccggaaaattgcatagttcccgcgggatagcgataaacgaaatctACGCGGATGGACGTAGTGGCGTGTAACGGCTAGTAATTTAATACTACTGGTACAATCGGACAAACTAAATCATGTACCAAGGTGGAACGTTTGTGCTACTAAATATCATGTTGACACCCTATGCCTTTATCAAGGAAATCATAATGaatatgattatttaaaaaaacattcgaattaataacctcctctttttttgatGTCGGTTATAAAGGTTCCCGGTACATGAATCAACTCGTTCGACTGTACGATGTAGCCTTAGCTAAGTGAATCCGCTAGCTAGGGTTGGCCCTGCTCACGACTCCAATCATCCTGTATAACCCTTTTTCTTGTACAGATTCTGCATAGCTCTAGAAGAAATGGATAGCAGCGACACTCCTCTAGAGCTAGTATTAGGCTGCGGTCCAGCGCAGACGGTGCGTCAGCGTGCCCCATTCGTCACCCCCACTCCTCTGCCTGCCACCCTTTCCACCAGCAGGGATAACTTGAGGTAATACCTACACTTTAATTAAACAGGTATTATTGAACCAGGAATATTGAAAAGTATAAGGCTTGAATAAAAAgtccaaaatatttttgaagacGATTGAGCTCCTACTCTGGTCAAAATTAACCTaaccacctgctgaaatatttctatttaatgacagccgaaagacgtccactcagaccggtcttgtgcttttcggatcAACCCCGATTTaatatataatgtaatgatatttatttttatcagcaAAACGTATTGcacaatgaaataataatatgacattaaaaaaaaagaaacgttCACAAGCCACTGTTGAGTGTTGGTATATGAAAGGGTAATTATGTTTTGGATGATTTTTAGTTGAGAGCCTTGTGGTCCAAATGGTAGGAGCTTGGCGCGTATACCTAAAAAGTGTGGGTTGGAATCACATTCGAGgctcacgaaaaaaaaaatgattttaaaataccttgtaCAAAACACAGTAACAAGGTGCTTTTCTTCTTAATTGTattcattattttgttttcctTGCAGAGTAACAGAAGTCCGCTCCAACGTAACTAGCGACGGTCTGTTAACAGTTCTCATATCAGTGGCGGGTCTGCCCCCACCACGACCATTCGTCCTGCCTCGATCCCAGCGGCTTTCATCAGCTACGCGATACCCCCTTCACAACTGCTATGTAGTACTAGCTGTTCTATCCAGAGGGTCTTTAGTAGCACAGAAGGATACTCCTTGCCAATCAACTCTAGAAGTTTCCATGGAAGGACTCCTAAGAGGACCTTACGAAATATGCGCGACTCTGTCAAAATACAAAGCGGATGACGTAAGACCGATCTGTATAGTGCCTCAAGTTCTAGAGTCAGGGTCGTTGGAAATAAAGGCAAGCTTCAAGAGTCTGAACGCGGCGTTGGTCGGTGTCGCTCTGGGATTGATGATTGTTGTGAttggtttggtttggtttgTTAGGAAGATGCTGAAGAAGCCGACGCAGTTTGAGCACCATAGGTGTTTCCGCCAAGAGCCAGTGTTAGAAGATAATCCAAGGTCTAGTTATGTGATGTTGACTGCTACTTCGAAAGTTTAACGAATTAAGTGCCTTAAAAGTGCTTAGTGCCGAAATTGTTCATAAGGGAGTAaaagtgtcataataatataataaaaaaaaaactttgtgtagAATTCTACCCAAAAGTTTGCGTATGTAATGCAGTGAAATCTATGTGTGAGCATCATCAGGTGTTATAATTTAGAAACTTAGAAAGGTACAACGTCCTCTGCTGTGATTAAGGCTGTGTTTTAACCAGGCGAGGATCCAGCCCAAAAAAAAGATCGTGGTCACAGCCACCcgaaaatcggccaagtgcgagtcggaataCGAATTCGCTCGTGAACAATCATGAA
It contains:
- the LOC141440543 gene encoding uncharacterized protein codes for the protein MWLMVAAALLSASASAEWRCPGLSARPAAECGCDLPHTLRCAGDHTALQIIGRHLREQRAKNKNTTVSLLDCALRGVSVLTTASVTELAGVGLHGLVISSGDIRRVQQGAFNMVAGRLLALGLPNNQLPTVPTEAISHLSMLDRLDLSNNKIHVLDRSSFKGVQNLTYLDMSDNQLTDIAPGAFRPLEKLAVLRLRGNLLKVDALASLKEANLLKDLDLSGNALEGPLETSTVPPLPCLEILQLSDNTFASIRRGALSGLPNLTQLSLHNNQIDVLEDYAFRHLTNLTHLDLSHNEIVAVSGASLAQLTTLVHLDLSHNFLRSLSAEPLKSLQHLSELLLQDNDISMIDDGALALHKDLRRFTIEDNPLNCDCLMAGFARWLREAKNLSQSDKSAAYCATPPHLEGALLSRLSKNKLCDDFDHMEKTAVEYNKITAVDEQKVGGELYDDKGLDDDLYDDEMEVPAEDDLPISKAKVSLLDAWFDDEEVYLSWSVDPPSTHRFRCTGVTASRAGGLPKHVACHRAAPANVVLRGLKIDPSEKYTFCIALEEMDSSDTPLELVLGCGPAQTVRQRAPFVTPTPLPATLSTSRDNLRVTEVRSNVTSDGLLTVLISVAGLPPPRPFVLPRSQRLSSATRYPLHNCYVVLAVLSRGSLVAQKDTPCQSTLEVSMEGLLRGPYEILFKRCELTRELLKLNIPRTFLSNWVCLIEQESYRNTSALVTKAPRRKYYGLYQIGSEWCKEGRKGGKCDISCEALLDDDIRDDSACALNVFEQEGFKYWSKWELRCKGHSLPDIEKCPDWQFPPPRASVSPSRDKRRVKRSKKPRKQLRRKRNARSL